One window from the genome of Ananas comosus cultivar F153 linkage group 13, ASM154086v1, whole genome shotgun sequence encodes:
- the LOC109719184 gene encoding uncharacterized protein LOC109719184 → MEFIIRFMLLIWLIGVLLPYLCKAQSPARSLDALLQDYAFRSFHHPHTGIIYDGTVPNNLTGIKIAALRLRNGSLKKRGFANYKEFTIPTGIVVRPYVQRLVLVYQNLGNWSSFYYPLPGYTYLAPVLGLLAYDAANLSATHLPELDIVASKSPILIEFTDVSPVPNGVVAKCVWFNINGTAKIGELEAPATCSTNSQGHFSVVINSSAIPPPPAPAPAPAPGTTPVHKSHSKVWKIVGGVVGGFLGLILLALLVVWIHRYLQEKRTAKMIHQSETGIPLQMVQVGNFRMPQVPLMRTQPQLEDEYIF, encoded by the coding sequence ATGGAGTTCATTATTCGATTCATGCTCTTAATTTGGCTCATTGGAGTTTTGTTACCGTACCTATGTAAAGCACAATCCCCTGCGAGATCTTTAGATGCCCTTCTTCAAGATTACGCCTTTAGATCATTCCACCACCCTCATACTGGAATCATCTACGACGGTACGGTCCCAAACAATCTCACCGGCATCAAGATCGCGGCGTTGAGGCTAAGAAACGGTAGTTTGAAGAAGAGGGGATTTGCAAACTATAAAGAGTTCACAATTCCGACCGGCATTGTGGTCCGCCCGTACGTCCAAAGGCTCGTTCTTGTTTACCAAAATCTCGGCAACTGGTCCTCCTTTTACTACCCACTCCCTGGGTATACCTACTTGGCTCCGGTGCTTGGCCTTCTTGCTTATGATGCGGCGAATCTGTCGGCCACCCACTTACCCGAATTGGATATCGTGGCTTCAAAATCGCCGATTTTGATTGAATTCACAGATGTAAGTCCTGTTCCCAATGGAGTTGTCGCGAAATGTGTGTGGTTCAATATAAATGGCACAGCAAAGATAGGGGAGTTGGAGGCGCCCGCCACCTGTTCGACAAATAGTCAGGGCCACTTTTCTGTTGTGATCAACTCTTCAGCAATCCCTCCTCCACCtgcacccgcacccgcacccgcaccaGGTACTACACCTGTCCATAAGAGCCATTCGAAGGTGTGGAAGATTGTCGGAGGGGTAGTTGGAGGGTTTCTTGGTTTGATTCTCTTGGCTTTGCTTGTGGTGTGGATTCATCGGTATCTACAGGAAAAGAGAACGGCGAAAATGATACACCAGTCTGAGACCGGAATACCGTTGCAAATGGTGCAAGTGGGCAATTTTCGGATGCCACAGGTCCCGTTAATGCGGACCCAACCGCAGCTCGAGGATGAATACATTTTCTGA